Below is a window of Cryptomeria japonica unplaced genomic scaffold, Sugi_1.0 HiC_scaffold_382, whole genome shotgun sequence DNA.
CGAATGATGCTAGTCGTaccgcccatagaatagtagggcgatgatttatgattatgatcATGATAGGGATAATTGCGTAATGATGGACTGACCAATATGGTGTGGTGACTATGTAGCGATAGTTCGGGCCCGGTCGGGAGCGATGCTTTATCGTGGAGGTACGTTCGGTGCATCACTTACTCTGGGTATAGTTTAATGGGTATAGATCGATATCGAGATCCAAACATTGTTATGGGTTCAGATCCGATTCCAGGGTAAGCTACTAGGTTTCATATCCTCCGGAACCATTTGACCCCGTAGCGAGGGCAGAGGCACCAGCAGTAGAGCCCCGGGCCGGAGTTTCTTAATAACAAGCGTCTATAGATCGAGTAGCAGAACCAACATACCTCAACATCCCTTGTTCTGGTTACAGATCCCATTGGACATCCAGTGCTAGTTATAGGCTTAGGCCCACTGCGGATTATATAAGCCCATTCTTATCATGCTGAGTAGTCGAAGTGGAAAAGATGGGGTCATTGGAAGGCCTTATGCATATGCCACCCCCCTCGCAAGCGTGTTCCTTCCCTAGTAAGcaaaatggccaatcaaaatgttCCAGTGAGAGTAGCTCATCATAGTATGTGCTAGGCAAAGTAAAAGgagtgccctactattctaaagggtcgCTAAAGAAAGCTAGGTCgcgcccatagaatagtagggcatgCGCCCTACGTGGTAGAGTGAGTACACCGGGTATGTATGTCTTAGTACTTGATTGCTTATATAGGATCTGGTACGCATAGCCTCGGATATCACACCATTGAATCCGACCTTTGTTCTTCATTCCACCCTCTCGCACCCTTTCTCTAAGCCAACTGTCCATTGATTGACTTTATCCCTAGCCCACTTCGATCTCGACGTACTGGCACCATTGATACCTTGGCCATTGATACCTTGGCGCGGTTCTCACTTAGAGCTCGGAGTGACCATCCCTGCACTGCAAGGTTATCTCACCTCGCCCTTCAAATTCTATGGGGCGGTGAAAGGGCGCTTTCAAAGACCTGATCCCTTTCACCTCAGTGTAGAAAGGTCGATTCTATTGCCCATGTTCTCTCGTGATAGATAGTCCGGCATCACACTTGCTCATTCATGACGACTAACTTTGAGGGGCACTACATTTTGGATTAGACGGCGGGCAACTAAACTATCGAGTGAAAGGGGGCTTTCGGTTCGAAAAGAGATATAGACGTAATTTCAACATATCCAATACTACGGCCCTACTATTCTTGTTTCCGGTATTAGCTGATTGGATGGGTTACTTCCTCATTCTGGTTTCGGGTGGGTAGGTACTTTAGAAGTTGGTGGTTGGTAGTTAGCCCTATCCCTCATGGGCCGCCTCTAGAAAAGTTATTGGCTACTGGTTGAAGGGCTAATACTACTGCCCATAGAATGAATAGTAGGGGACCCGCACTCTTTATCTCGAATTgttgcccatagaatagtaggggcaccGGCCGACAAGGTCGAAGAATTAATATCTTGCTGGTTACGACCCCGGAACCCTACGGGGCTCCTCCTCATTATTTGATGACTGGATGGCTTATCTCCTAACTTTCGACTGGCCCAGTAGGCCGCTCTTTTCTGTTGACTAGAACTATTGCTCCCCACCCACCCCTAGTTCGAAGGGTTCCTACCCTGGCATTATTGGATTGGTTCGCCCCCGGGGCCTTTCTCGAAATTTGAACATTCGCCAGATATCTCCCGCCTCCTATGGCCCAAGTAATGGTTCAGACAGCTACCGGCGAGACCCAGCATCCCGCCAGTCACTCAATCAATGTGACCGTGAAGCCTGGCAGCTTCTTATGCTTAGGCAACGCTTCTAGGTCTCCGGTTGAAGAGTCGTTCCTAACGAATAAGCCCGTAGAATTGTAGGGGGTTCCGGTGATTAGCGATTAATGGGTGAAGGAGTAGCAATATTGATCGCATTCGCTAATAAAGCCGAGAGTTCGAACTTTATGTCCTCCCACCAATGCCATCAACTATCGAGCCCCTTCCcacccccttagaatagtagggctagccCCATAGCCTCCTCCAGAATAATAGTGCCATAGgggccctactatttgaagggaatCAGCTTGCTAGAATAAACGAATAAGCAAATATATTACCTTCCTACTATATCTCCCGCAATTAATCTACCTCCCCCCGCCCCTATCAAATTTGAGGGCGGGGAAgggctagccccctactattcgGCAAGGGCCCCCGCCCGggcgccctacaattctatggattGACTGATTAATTAAGGGGGGCCGGTAGTACCAGAAACTGATCCCTATGCAGGGTGGGAGGGAGAACTAGCCCTACGGTGGGTGGGAGAGATAGTGGCCCGGCCGAAGTGAAGGAATACTCCTCGATTGTCTCGATGAACCGTCGGAATGACTCATCCTTCCGGTTGAGGACTATGGATATGGATTTGGATCTCAGTCTGGCCCCTCTTGCCAACTTATTGTTTAAGAAACTTTTCTCAACTATAGGGGAGTCCGGGGTGATGATGAAGAACTGCCCCAAGGAATGCTTGTGGCTAGGCCAGCACCGAAATAAACCCTCTCATGCAACCTCCCCCCGCACGCACATTAGTGACGTGAGTCGAGTTTCAACTAAAGTCACTCTAGAACAACTATAGTTGGCGGCTAATGCCATGTTGGCCCCCTACCCCGTTCTATGGCATTGGATGGATAGGTGTGGATGATTGATCCATGAGGCCAGCCCAGTGGGAGGTAGATCCCCTACTATTCGGCAAGgggtgggcatgttacgtatagaatcttgcCGTCACTCTAGCAGGCTACCATTAATGCCGGGGAACTAGCCTAAGAATAATAGGGCTCgatgattctatacgtaacatgccaacttTGGCAGGGTGGGTGGTCGCCCCCCTCACCTTCATTCCATTCAGATGAGGGCCTATAGTTCTAGTGGGCTGGGAGGAAGATTAGTTGCCTGGCTAAGAATAGGCGTCACTCTAGCAGGCCCATAGAATGTCGAGGGGACTCGAAGGCTACCCCTACCCCGCCCCGCCCTACAATAACAACTATGATGGGGGGTGCCTAGAGTTTCTTATGGCCAACtagggggcatgttacgtatagaatcgtcgACTGAAAGCGAATAGTAGGGCCACCCTCATGGCATGCATGGGGGCAAGGACTGTAGATAAATAGCGGGTGAAAGGAAAGGAAGGAGGTGGCCAACTACCCTACTCTACTACTTACCATCTACCCTACCACCAACACAGAGACCTACCAACAACTAAACTATAGGGGGGCCAGGGGGGCAATATAGCTATTTTATTGGCGGGAGGTAGAACTATatagagggggggtgggggggccgGGGATCGGAGGTTGAGGACATTTAATCAGCCTGGACCGAGGGTTCGCTCCGATGGTGATCGGTGGTTGTGGATGCCATGGATCAAAGGAGTTTTGAGAGTGGGAAATACCACTCGGTCGGTCGATATCTGAATGCCGGTTGAGGCATGTCCGACCCAGTTATGTAGGTAGGGCTCGATCTGTCGGATGTTTCAGCCCCTCCTCCCGGCTCGATCAGAGTAGTTGAGTGATAAATACCACTCGACCTATTGATTGCCCCTATCTATACAACTGGGTCCGGAGGTCATTTATGCGCTCTCCCGCACCATTCCCCCCCACCCCGGGGGAGAGGAGATGGCCTagacccaagctggagaaagctggGGATATTCTAGAAGGAATATCGATGGATGCGTCCATTTGACAGGGACATGATGGAGATGTTACCAAACATGATCCGTCATGGAGTTGATGTCATTTAGTTCATGATGGAGATGTTACCAAGGAGATTAGGCCAAGGAGCATGCCCCAATTATAGTTCACTTTCAATAGCGGTCGAGTCGCTCGAATTGATGCTCGTTCCCTACTATAGATAGGCCGATAGGTGACTAGAAAGAATATCATCCGGCCGGTCGGATCTTATATCCGAGAGAGTTTCTAGTTCCGCAGCACACACTAAGCAGTGTGAGATAGTTGGTTTAGTCCCGTTTGTCGCCCAACGCAACTATATGTCGCAGCCGGGGTGGGGGGTGGGCTATTCGGTTGCCGACCCCGACCATCTCGTCGGATCGATAGCCCGCCAATCAGAGGTGAGCAATCAGAGTTATTCTATTGACTAGCTATATCTTGACTTTAGTTAAACCAGCGGCATGTATTCGCGGTTCTCCCCTTCCGGAATAACTCCCTTTCCATATTCAATTGCTCTCCCTCCCTATAGCCACAATATATGGTAGAAGGGGCTGGCCCCGGGCGgggggggcccctactattcgcccGGTGGTTGTCGGGCCCCCCCCCCACTACTACTATATTTGTATTAGTGGTAGTGGGCGTGGTAGTGGGCTCCCTCGATCTGGAAGAACTGATAACTGGGCGGTGGCCCCCAGGGGAATTGGGTGGTTCCTCGGGTGCCCTACTATCTATTCTATAGGGGGAATCGgattcatcatattatcagtaGCCGTACTCTCCAAACAACTATATAAAGGGGGGCGCCCTCCGCAGCCTCTCCTCCCACCCACCCGATTCCCGGAACTAGAATTGCCTAGGGGTGGGAGGGCCCCGGGGGAGCAATAATAGAAAAGAGGGGCTCCTCCCACCCAACGTAGTTCTCCTCCCACCCCGGTTGCAACGGCAAGTGGTTCCCTGGCTAATCTACCGCCCTTAGGCTATCCACCCACCCACCCCTGCCACCCTCCCGGGCACCTTAAACGTTATCTACCTCCCGGGGGGGCCAACTATAGCCGGGTGGGTGGGAACGTTTAAGGTGCCCGGGTGGGAGGACTATATATAGTTGCCCGGCCCCCTATTTCCACCCAACGCGTGGGTGGGAGGAATAATAATAGAAAAGGTCTGGCACTATCGTTCAGGAGAGTCATAACCTCCCGGGAGGGCCCACAGCGTTCCCCACCACCGGCGCTTTTCCTTGTGATCCGGTGGTTTATAACCAAGTTTTTCAAAAGTGAGTACTCAGTTCGCCACCACCGGCCTGGGGTTGGCCTACAAGAGAGCACCTCTCTATAATGGGGGGGTTGGGCCGGTCCAGAAAGAATGAATGCAGGGCTAGTCAGTACTCCTCGATCCGTGTTGTCGGTACGGTATCTACGTAACATGCAAGGTGGGCTAGGGGCCAGTGCTAGTGTAGGGGCTAGTGGTAGGGGGAGCGGATGGGGCAAGAGTAGGTGGTAGGGGGAGGGGCCAGTGCTAGTGGAAGGGCCAGTGGAGGGGGAGGGGCTAGCGGTAGGGGCTAGTGCAAATAGTAAGGGCCAGTGCTAGTAGTAGGGGCGAGGGCCTAAAGAAACTACAGGCTTCTAAGGATGAGGGTTTTCCTGGAGTAGGCGGGTTTCCGTCCAACCTCCACTCCGGGAGAGGGAGGAGCCTTCCGTTGCCCTGAACTGAACTAACTGGGGGGGATTCATCCGTCTACGTCTATAGAGCTGGCTAGACTAGAACTATATGGATATATGGAATGGAATAGTAGGCGTAGGCCCTCGCCTCGAGTAGGAGGGTAATCTCAGAGCGAGAGTCTAGACTCTATCCTATCCTTCCGAGCCTAGCCTAGCCTAGCCTATATACAGGGGCAGGGGTAGGGGCTCCTCTCCTATCTCTATAGATCTATATCCCCTGGGGCTGTGGGCACTATATAGACACAATACAGTTCACAGATATATCCCCTCCACGTTCACTATATCGAGTCAAGTTTGTCTAAGTATGGGGGTGGGGAGGGGCCCCTCCTTCCCCTCCCTAGGAACCATCCAGGCCGAGACGATAGCTTCGGGAATAGTTTGCCCTGAACTATCTATATGGGGATAAGGCGATACCATATATTTAGACCGATCGATACCCAGTTCAGTTGGGTCTGGACCGGAACCAACTATCTGAACTCTAGTCTAGTCAAGTCGGTCCTCCGGGGTATACTCTACTATACTATGCTCTACTCTCTACTAGAGTAGAGAACGACGGCCTAGCCTACTATATCATCAGAGAAAGGTGGAACCGAGTCTCCTACCTACCTAACCTACCTACTCTAGGGGAGCGGGAAGTCGTGGCATACCTGCTCTGCCCGGTTGAGAGAGCTACTGTTCCGTCCCATCGTATTGGCTTTGGGAGAGGGGCAGGTGGGGGTTGGAAGGCTGCTCCGTATGTGGGAAGAGGGATAGAGGGGCGGGCAACTATATAGCTCACTCATGTGACGTACATAGTATGGACTGCATCACTATGAGACTAGGCAACAACAACTATTAGTCGTCGGTCGGGAATGGACTGCATCACTATAGTCTCAGTCGGGATTGAAAGGGGGTGTGGTTTGGGGGCGGGCGATATTTGAGGGGTTTTTGCCTTACCATAGTTAGGGTATTTTCGGGGCCTAAATAAACCAACAATAGAATAGAGGGCCGAACCGGGCCCCTACTATTATATGGGGGAGGTTGCAGCCGGGGGGGCGGTAATAAACTGGATTTTTTGGGTGGCTCAAATGAGGTGAAATACCTCAGGGGGTCCACTTTGTTTGAAAAAGGGTCCACCGGCGGTTCAAAATGGCAGGCAGTTTCCctaggcccctactattctatggcccgGGTGGGGGGGCTATATCTAACTATATTAGCAGCCGGGGGCCCCCCCcaccccatatatatatatattagattagAGAGGGGGCCCGAGATAGAGGTAGTTGGGCGGGGGAGATATAGGGGTGCCGACTCTCGACTCTATATGGAGATAGATGGATGGATAGTTGGCTAGAGATAGATAGTTGGCCTGCCGCCATCGTTCGCCGGTGGGCTCAAGGACAAGCACTCGATATAAGGCAGGCCCCCCGGGGCCCACCGCCCACTACACTAATCCTCTCCCCTCACGCCCTACCCCTGTATTGTTGACGAGCAACTGATAGAAATATGGCCGCTCAGAACTATTATTGGCACCTGTCTTCTCTCTCTATCGCTGAGCTGAGCACCATGGACTATCGGTCAGAACGAAGCTCCGCTCTCTCTCTACCGTTAGTACAAACACCTACTGATCGAAGGATAGACCGATGATATCCATATGGCAACTATAGTTCCTCGACCAACCCCTATATCTTATCTCTTATAGTTCTTTCTCTCGGGAGGCCGAGGTCTGAACTAGAACCGAATATATGGGATGGGGCACCCCCGCTCCTatacctctatctctatctttatctggGGGGCGAGACCTATCACCCATCTATAGTGAAGATTCCCCACCGCCCTCGTTTCATTCATATGTATGCTAGGGGTGCCTATCCCATATAGTgacggtatatatatatatatagtcagtGGTCGGTAGTTGGTAGTCGGTAGTCGGCAGAGCATCTGGGTGTACTTTTAGGTTTTGGTTGATCTATATAGATGGGAGATGGCGATGGTGAATGATGATGGGGCTATCTTAGTCCAATGGAATCAATATGTACATGTGCCCCCCCGACAATAGCCCAGGGTGGGTGGAACGAAAAGTTGGGTTGGGTGGGAGATGAAGGTTCGGGGCCATAGTTGTTCAGTGTTCGATGTTCGCTTTAGCTCCAGACAGATATGCTAATGCTTGCTATGTTGGGGTTGGTTACCGGGAGAAACTGCCTGCCCCATGTCGGGAATTATGATTCCCCCAATTCCCCTATTTTAGAAAGGCTATTATTTCGATTTCTACAATCCCAACGTAGATAGAGAAAGCTCCATAGCATAGCCTAAATGCAGGGGCAGGGGCGGGATACAGTAGTGACCGAGCCGCGAACAATACTCTTCTTTATCAATAACCCCATAGTCTATATAGAGGGGGTCGACCGCCTTCCTTCCTTCTATATAGACAGTTCAGTCTATATAGATAGATAGGGAGTTCTATCTATGGATTGGAGGAGGAGAGTCGGCGTGAAACGAGAATTGGGTAAGCAGGGCCTCATCTCTAGAACTTCTATAACTAGATTCATGCGCTCTATTCCATTACAGGTTAGGTGCATCTAGAGTGGAGGGTTGGGCGACTCGCCAACTCAACCCATCTATGCTTGGGATGGATAGCGGGGGCCAGACTGCAAGCAAAAATGCGAGGGACTAGACATCAACTAAACTATAGGGGGGgccggggggggggggtggggggtgattatcgtgttggcatgttacgtatagaatcgagccctattattctattatgaaACTGAACGTCCCACCCCGGCATTAATGTACGCCAAATTAATGACGCCTGCTAGAATGACGCTAGAGGTTTCACTCTAGCCCACCCTGCTTCCCAATCGGCCTCCCACCCCCCCAACTATAGTTGGGGGTATAGTTATTTACTTATTAATTAACACCCAACCCCTAACTAGAATTCCTTATTCTAGCTTCAAATAGCGGGCTTATAAATTGACTGATGCCATTAAGAGGAGAGGGTTCATCTGCATAGAAAGAAATCTCGGGCTGCATAGAGATGCATAAGAGATAGGTCAAGAGATAACCGGTGGGTTTATATCCATGCTATGCATGGTTATCTCTCTGCTGTCACCGCATTACTTATAGGTGGGTTTTCGTGCTGTGACCGCATTTTCCGATGGGTTCTTTTTTTTGCTGTCCATGAATTTCTTCATAAGACTTCCCAATTTGTTTGTGGGTGGCTCCTTAGTTATGAAGATGCTATCCATTTTTCGTCATAATACTTCCCAATTTGTTTGTGGGTGGCTCCTTAGTTATGAAGATGCTATCCATTAGTATCCTTTCATAACGAAATGTCCTTTGAAAAAGTATTCAATTTCCTCTCTATTTCGTCGGTTAACTTCCCCTCTTCCATAATGCCGTGTAGCAATTCGGGTTGTTGCTCTATACCGCTTAAAATGGCTCTTTCATATTGTGAGATTTGTATGAGTGGCATTCGATCACAGAACCCTCTCACAGCAGCATGGGGAACTAGGATTTGTTTTTCAATAGGAGGTGGTGGATATTGCGGTTGTTTCGGAACTTCTGTGAGCCTAGCACCTCTATTTGATAGTGCCTGAGTCGCAGCATCAAGGTCTGACCCGGATTGAGCAAAGGCGGCCACTTCACGGTATTGCGCCGATTCGGGTTTTGAACTACCGCGTACTTGTTTCATAGCTTTCAACTGAGCGGCGGACCCAACGCGACTGACGGGTAAGCCAACGTTAATAGCCGGTCTAATTCCGCGATGGAAGAGCTCTGTTTCCAGACAAATCTGTCCATCTGTAATGGGGATCACATTGGTAGGGATATAGGCCGACACGTCTCCAGCTTGTGTTTCGATTACGGGTAACGCGGTCAAGCTACCCGCACCTGTCTGGTCCGATCGTTTTGCGGCTCTTTCCGATAGACGGGAGTGCGAATAGAAAACATCCCCTGGGAAAGCCTCACGGCCTGGTGGGCGGCGAAGCGATAATGACATTTGTCGATACGCCACCGCCTGTTTACTCGGATCATCATAGATGATTAATGCGTGCATTCCATTATCACGAGAATATTCTCCCATGGCACACCCGGAATATGGGGCCAGAAATTGCGGAGGAGCAGGATCCGAAGCGGTGGCTGCATTGATTACGGAATACTCCAACGCATCCGCTTCCGGGAGAATTTGAACCAATTGGGCCACGGTCGAGCGTTTTTGCCCAATCGCTACATGGACGCGATACACACTATCAGAGGTGCCCGAACTACGGTGGGAGCGCTTCTGGTTTGATATGATATCAATAGCTATAGCGGTTTTCCCAGTTTGCCGGTCTCCAATGATCAGTTCTCGTTGACCACGGCCTATAGGAACCAGGCTATCCACCGCTTTTAACCCTGTTTGCAGAGGTTCGTGCACGGATTTACGTTCGATAATCCCTGGGGCTTTCGCTTCGACACGTCTTCGTTCGGCGGCGCCCTCATCGACCTGTAGTGCCCCTTTTCCATCAATAGGTACTCCCAACGCATCCACCACACGACCTGGCAGGGCCTTTCCCACGGGGACATCCACAATAGATCCAGTCCGcttgaccaaatctccttctttTATGGCAACGTCGTTACCGGATACGACGATACCTACATTCTCATTCTCAAGATTCAACGCTATTCCTTTCACACCGCTGGCAAATTCGACCATTTCCCCAGCTTGAATCTCGTTCAATCCATAGACACGTGCAATCCCATCTCCGACTGAGACCACTCGACCGATCTCATCAACCTTTAGATCGGTCCTATAGTTGGTCATTTTGTTTTCTGATGGAGTAGTGAGTTCCGTGTTCTGTTCTAATAGTTTCAAAAAAATACAAGGCAATAAAATCTAGCAAGGAAGGCCGACACCGGAAGTACTGTAACCGGCTAACTCCCTTCCCGCACAATAGATTGATGCTCAAGCGGATAGACCGTCCACCCAGTGCCGCTACCCACTTCTACCAAGGCTGGGAATGGCGACGGCGAAGGCGGCGACGACCGGGAGGGAATGTTATGCAATCGTGGAAATGCCATGTCGGGTGCCCCCGGAATGAACAAATTCCCAAATCATCAATACAATTAATCAACATTTCGGGAACGGGGAACTAGGAGTTGGTTCTCAAAAGTTAGGGGCGGCGCCACGTTAGTCGAGAAGGAAGGCGAGCTTTGAACTGATGACTTCTTGCAGCTATGGTTCCAAAAGAAGAGTTGATACATATGCGTGAAGACCCCGGAGCtcgagattctatacgtaacatgccaactaTCATCCAcctgccatagaatagtaggggcccaccccgaCCTACCAGAATAGTAGGGGCAACATTataggcatgttacgtatagaatcgagaaggcccatagaattgggcggggccccatagaatagtagggcctagATTGAGCCTAAAGAAACCGAGAGGGATTGATTCGACTTTGAGGCAACCTCATTCCCCACCCTAACCGGTTCCCTCCTCGAACCCGGGTCATTTATGCATTAACGCCTTGTGGGGGCTCCTAGACCCCCGTAGCCTAACGTAGCCTCGATAGCCCCCCGATTCCGGATCCTCCATTGCCGATCACTTCTTATTCTCACCCCTTTCCCAAACCCTCCCTGCCCACCTTTCAATCGAATTGAGAGAGGCAGGCCCCAGCTAATACAAGTAGTGACTAGCTCCGCCCCTACCGGTGTAAAGGATAGATGATCTCATCTCGGGCCGGTGCTATCTTCACTTCATCCGGGAACGAAACAATAAGAATAAGAATGTGCCGTCTACGGATCGAATAATCCGATCGCCAGGGTGGGTTAGGGGAGATAGGCAATGTTGAATTTCTCAATAAACCCCAAAAActtccccttagaatagtagggcccaccCCACTGGTCCAACTGAACCCTGCATTCGACCTTCGCTTTAATCTGCTTAGATGTCAACTGGGTCTTGGGTGAAGAAACTGCCTCCTTTACTTATACTTAAACTACCGTGGGTTAGACTGCTCGCCTCGGATCCGTATTCGGGACTGGAACAAGTTCTCGATTGGGAGGGGATGCTCCTGGTTCTGCCTTAGCTGCTGTTGGTGAATATGCTGGGGTCATTCACAGGTTCTGGCACGGGCAAGGATGTTGGGTGATGAAACGGTAGCTTCTGCATTCACCCCTGCCCATACAGATACTGCCACCTTCGCTTCTGCAGGCACGGGATCTGGGACTGGAATAGGGGAAACTAGTGCTGATGACACCCTTGTCCCCGGTTCAGACGCTGCTGAATCCGCTGGTTCTGGAACTACA
It encodes the following:
- the LOC131053006 gene encoding ATP synthase subunit alpha, mitochondrial, translated to MTNYRTDLKVDEIGRVVSVGDGIARVYGLNEIQAGEMVEFASGVKGIALNLENENVGIVVSGNDVAIKEGDLVKRTGSIVDVPVGKALPGRVVDALGVPIDGKGALQVDEGAAERRRVEAKAPGIIERKSVHEPLQTGLKAVDSLVPIGRGQRELIIGDRQTGKTAIAIDIISNQKRSHRSSGTSDSVYRVHVAIGQKRSTVAQLVQILPEADALEYSVINAATASDPAPPQFLAPYSGCAMGEYSRDNGMHALIIYDDPSKQAVAYRQMSLSLRRPPGREAFPGDVFYSHSRLSERAAKRSDQTGAGSLTALPVIETQAGDVSAYIPTNVIPITDGQICLETELFHRGIRPAINVGLPVSRVGSAAQLKAMKQVRGSSKPESAQYREVAAFAQSGSDLDAATQALSNRGARLTEVPKQPQYPPPPIEKQILVPHAAVRGFCDRMPLIQISQYERAILSGIEQQPELLHGIMEEGKLTDEIERKLNTFSKDISL